The proteins below are encoded in one region of Phaseolus vulgaris cultivar G19833 chromosome 1, P. vulgaris v2.0, whole genome shotgun sequence:
- the LOC137815834 gene encoding uncharacterized protein — MLGKGKLAELRAIARSHKLAAGSQAVPNPVVAVAATQGKTPPRGPTSSGVLPAPERKKLVLRRPKRKAPQVVQEEEDDDEETEDGLVAKRKRVATSTPPTLPTPTPPSPPAPLQPVQATPLAAAPPVVESSGPNYVENPPSASTPFVSVGEGPPSTTSIVGAALGDDEGAQVSPILITESLTSPPRLEAPLALQTQEGGGESQHQTPPPAPAATSSLPTSFEETLRPFTAQLKTMAEDLPLLVSRAVKDSLKKLQEENSVLKESNLMIRAEAEKLTCNLLMTELGHSRLEDAMDAELRSTRKEASDLRQKLHLQLQEKIDLESKLVLYRLKVADLEAAKKAEASKMENLEKRSADREILLGKVEKERDNALAELAEAREEAKKTAAELAQARDEGKKAAEELARAREETEELKKQTHELEQSAAQVLTTGFDAALEQVAYQYPELDLSMVSINNKVVDGKIVPSED; from the coding sequence atgttgggaaaagggaaactggcggaattgagggcgatcgcccgatcccacaagctcgcggcgggctcccaagCTGTGCCCAACCCGGTGGTGGCGGTCGCCGCTACTCAAGGCAAAACTCCTCCCCGAGGTCCAACTTCTTCTGGGGTACTACCCGCCCCAGAAAGGAAAAAACTGGTTTTGAggagacccaagaggaaggctcctcaagtggtgcaagaggaagaagatgatgatgaagaaaccgaggatggcctcgtcgctaagaggaaaagggtggccaCCTCTACACCACCTacactcccaacaccaacaccgccctcacctccagctccactacaaccagtccaagcaacgcCCCTGGCCGCCGCACCCCCAGTGGTTGAAAGCAGCGGCCCTAACTATGTagagaaccctccgagcgcctcaACACCGTTTGTATCTGtcggagagggtcctccttcaaccacttCTATTGTTGGGGCCGCGTTAGGAGACGATGAGGGCGCTCAAGTCTCGCCAATTTTGATAACAGAATCCCtgacctcaccaccacgcctagAAGCCCCCCTCGCCCtacaaactcaagagggtggtggtgaaagtcagcaccaaacTCCTCCACCAGCTCCAGCAGCAACCTCAAGCCTCCCAACTTCCTTTGAAGAGACCTTGAGGCCCTTCACAGCCCAACTGAAGACTATGGCGGAAGATCTTCCCCTGCTGGTATCAAGAGCTGTGAAGGACTCCCTCAAGAAGCTTCAAGAGGAGAACTCCGTGCTCAAGGAGTCAAATCTGATGATAAGGGCTGAGGCTGAAAAGCTCACGTGCAACTTGCTGATGACTGAGCTGGGGCACTCGAGGCTGGAGGATGCAATGGACGCGGAGCTAAGAAGCACGCGCAAGGaagcctccgatctgcgccaaaaactgcacctccaactCCAAGAGAAGATCGACTTGGAGAGCAAACTGGTCCTATATAGGCTCAAGGTGGCAGATTTGGAGGCTGCCAAAAAGGCGGAAGCGTCCAAGATGGAGAACCTCGAGAAGAGATCGGCAGATCGGGAGATTCTCCTTGGGAAGGTCGAGAAGGAAAGGGACAATGCTCTCGCTGAACTCGCCGAAGCTCGCGAGGAGGCCAAAAAGAccgctgcagagctggcccaagcTCGGGACGAAGGCAAAAAAGCTGCTGAAGAACTTGCTCGAGCTCGTGAGGAAACGGAAGAGCTGAAGAAGCAAACACACGAGCTCGAGCAGAGCGCTGCCCAAGTCCTCACCACCGGGTTTGACGCCGCTCTGGAGCAAGTAGCATATCAATACCCTGAGCTCGACCTCTCTATGGTGTCGATCAACAAcaaggtggtggatgggaagattgtaCCCTCTGAAGACTAG